From Mucilaginibacter rubeus, a single genomic window includes:
- the rimP gene encoding ribosome assembly cofactor RimP produces MNIEKRVKELVEEKIADKPNLFIVDIKMHSNGKLIILLDGDNGIGIDECVQVSRHVGFHLEEENVIETAYNLEVSSPGIDFPLSSPRQYAKNVGRNLGIKMKDGAKREGILTGLTEDAITIEEKVKEKGKKAQVIESVIPMEQITETKVLISFK; encoded by the coding sequence ATGAATATTGAAAAAAGGGTAAAAGAACTGGTAGAAGAGAAAATAGCAGATAAGCCAAACCTGTTTATAGTGGATATTAAAATGCACTCGAATGGTAAGCTGATTATTCTGCTTGATGGCGATAACGGTATCGGCATTGATGAATGTGTACAGGTAAGCAGGCACGTTGGTTTCCATCTGGAAGAGGAAAACGTGATTGAAACGGCTTATAACCTGGAAGTATCGTCGCCGGGTATTGATTTTCCGCTGTCATCGCCAAGGCAATACGCCAAAAATGTTGGCCGTAACCTGGGCATTAAAATGAAAGATGGGGCAAAACGTGAAGGCATATTAACCGGCCTTACCGAGGATGCTATCACCATTGAAGAAAAAGTAAAAGAAAAAGGGAAAAAAGCGCAGGTTATTGAAAGCGTTATCCCAATGGAGCAAATAACAGAAACAAAGGTTTTAATATCATTTAAGTAA